One region of Syntrophobacter fumaroxidans MPOB genomic DNA includes:
- a CDS encoding Mrp/NBP35 family ATP-binding protein, with protein METGETNVGNACDHAHHEEAGEEIIKVRERLSHIRHKLIVMSGKGGVGKSSVAAYLAIGLGRLGNRVGLLDVDFHGPSIPRMLGISGMFRFSEKEKALMPHEYEDHLKVVSIECLLEDRDAAVIWRGPMKHGVIKQFISEVDWGELDYLVIDSPPGTGDEPLSVAQTIEGTRAVIVTTPQEIALADVRKSINFCHHLAMPIVGLVENMSGYVCPHCGQESPLFGRGGGRRTAEQMNVHFLGALPFDPRLVEASDLGRTLTEREKASPFTLALSNFVSEVIQRSEVLAESQHP; from the coding sequence ATGGAAACAGGTGAAACAAACGTGGGAAACGCATGTGATCATGCGCATCATGAGGAAGCGGGCGAGGAGATCATCAAGGTTCGGGAACGGCTTTCGCACATCCGGCACAAACTGATCGTCATGAGCGGCAAGGGGGGAGTCGGCAAGAGCAGTGTGGCCGCTTACCTGGCCATCGGCCTGGGGCGCTTGGGGAACCGTGTGGGACTGCTCGATGTGGATTTTCACGGTCCCAGCATTCCAAGGATGCTCGGCATCTCCGGGATGTTTCGTTTCAGCGAAAAGGAAAAGGCTTTAATGCCGCATGAATACGAAGATCACCTGAAGGTCGTGTCCATCGAATGCCTCCTCGAGGACCGGGATGCAGCCGTCATCTGGCGTGGTCCGATGAAGCACGGGGTGATCAAGCAGTTCATTTCGGAGGTTGACTGGGGCGAGTTGGATTACCTGGTGATCGATTCACCTCCCGGGACCGGTGACGAACCGCTCAGCGTCGCCCAGACGATTGAAGGCACCCGCGCCGTCATCGTCACGACCCCCCAGGAGATCGCGTTGGCGGACGTTCGCAAGTCCATCAATTTCTGCCACCACCTCGCAATGCCTATCGTGGGCCTGGTGGAAAACATGAGCGGTTATGTCTGTCCGCACTGCGGGCAGGAGAGTCCCCTGTTTGGCCGGGGCGGCGGCAGGAGAACCGCCGAACAAATGAACGTCCACTTTCTGGGCGCGCTGCCCTTCGACCCCCGCCTGGTGGAAGCCTCCGATCTGGGGCGCACGCTGACCGAACGCGAAAAAGCAAGTCCTTTTACCTTAGCGCTGTCCAATTTCGTGAGCGAAGTCATCCAACGTTCCGAGGTTCTCGCGGAGTCACAGCACCCGTAG
- a CDS encoding sensor histidine kinase has translation MKRLRMLILVFVMALVVPLGYLVFRTHHSLEQEETAELRFFANTLFDQMEQDLAALVQREERRPVEEYLPSLPSTGNPPGEGARSPLARPAVEPYILGYLQNNPDGSFSTPMAADGAAASADRGALVRHLEDMNRVFNTRRAMPPESSDRTSAETLWRKSGSEEKDARVKKESSAVFAEKYLDVARSSKQKDSLGQTGKRVEQISPRQAMNLAQSDEQGKAGVEKDRSASPAERRTAAGDKGQAPDAATPSGRSAPGSVAGVSSLPTSAHAPVSPAPEDALRAEIDPLQSISLDNGQALLFRRIVIGNQVYRQGVVIRMEALLDQLKNTHFTGQPMARFTSLTLTSVHGGRETARIREGAPVAHPRFSLERSFPRPFSFVRATLTCEVIPRSPGRATLYAMVAVLAAVILLGLLAIYQSARVVTDLSERRSGFVSSVTHELKTPLTNIRMYVEMLEHGIASDPEREMEYYRILGSESARLSRLINNVLEFSKLEKKQRRLDLREGLLDDVLAEVRDVMQERLRQEGFALAVQNRLDRCFPYDREVMVQVLINLIENSIKFGKGCPERKISVRVRPEGSRVAIAVSDTGPGIPRHALKKIFDDFYRVDNDPTRAAKGTGIGLALVRRFVEAMGGRVFAANNDGPGCTITISLPGTPPSSPPTS, from the coding sequence GTGAAGCGCCTGCGAATGCTTATCCTGGTGTTTGTCATGGCCCTGGTCGTGCCGCTGGGGTACCTGGTCTTTCGGACCCACCACAGCCTCGAACAGGAGGAAACCGCGGAGCTCCGCTTTTTCGCGAACACCCTTTTCGACCAGATGGAGCAGGACCTGGCGGCACTGGTGCAGCGGGAAGAGCGCCGTCCCGTCGAGGAGTATCTGCCCTCCCTGCCCTCCACCGGCAACCCGCCGGGCGAGGGAGCCCGTTCGCCGCTGGCGCGGCCCGCGGTGGAGCCCTACATACTGGGCTATCTGCAGAACAACCCGGACGGTTCCTTCAGCACGCCCATGGCGGCGGACGGAGCCGCGGCGTCAGCGGATCGGGGCGCTCTGGTGAGACACCTGGAGGATATGAACCGGGTCTTCAATACCAGGCGCGCCATGCCGCCCGAAAGCTCCGATCGCACCTCCGCGGAGACGCTTTGGAGGAAGAGCGGATCGGAAGAGAAGGACGCGAGGGTCAAGAAGGAGTCGAGCGCGGTTTTTGCCGAAAAATACCTGGATGTCGCCCGTTCGTCGAAGCAAAAGGATTCTCTGGGCCAGACCGGAAAGCGAGTGGAGCAGATTTCTCCCCGGCAGGCCATGAACCTGGCCCAAAGCGACGAGCAGGGGAAGGCTGGCGTGGAGAAAGACCGGTCGGCCTCTCCCGCCGAGCGCCGGACGGCGGCCGGCGACAAGGGCCAGGCACCGGATGCCGCGACTCCGTCGGGACGGTCGGCGCCCGGGAGCGTTGCCGGCGTTTCGTCCCTTCCGACCTCCGCGCACGCACCCGTGTCGCCCGCCCCCGAGGATGCCCTTCGAGCGGAAATCGACCCCCTCCAGTCGATCAGCCTGGACAACGGTCAAGCCCTGTTGTTCCGGCGCATCGTCATCGGCAACCAGGTGTACCGGCAGGGGGTAGTGATCCGGATGGAAGCGCTCCTCGATCAGCTCAAGAACACACATTTCACCGGCCAGCCCATGGCCCGTTTCACCAGCCTGACCCTGACCTCCGTGCACGGCGGACGGGAGACCGCGCGCATCCGGGAGGGGGCTCCGGTCGCCCATCCGCGTTTTTCCCTGGAGCGCAGCTTTCCCCGTCCCTTTTCATTCGTGCGGGCAACCCTCACCTGCGAAGTCATTCCACGATCTCCGGGCCGCGCCACGCTTTACGCGATGGTGGCGGTGCTGGCCGCGGTGATCCTGCTGGGGCTCCTTGCCATCTACCAGAGCGCCCGGGTCGTGACGGATCTCTCGGAGCGCCGCAGTGGTTTTGTTTCCTCGGTGACCCACGAGCTCAAGACCCCCCTCACCAACATCCGCATGTACGTCGAAATGCTGGAGCACGGCATCGCCTCCGACCCGGAGCGGGAAATGGAATACTACCGCATCCTGGGATCGGAGAGCGCTCGTCTTTCCAGGCTCATCAACAACGTGCTGGAGTTTTCCAAGCTGGAGAAAAAGCAGCGCCGGCTCGACCTTCGCGAGGGGCTGCTCGACGACGTTCTTGCCGAAGTGCGTGATGTCATGCAGGAGCGGCTCCGCCAGGAAGGGTTCGCGCTGGCCGTGCAGAACCGCCTGGACCGCTGCTTCCCCTACGACCGGGAGGTCATGGTCCAAGTGCTCATCAACCTGATCGAGAACAGCATCAAGTTCGGCAAAGGATGCCCGGAACGGAAAATTTCGGTGCGCGTGCGGCCCGAGGGAAGCCGGGTGGCGATCGCGGTGTCCGACACCGGCCCGGGCATCCCCCGCCACGCGCTGAAAAAGATCTTCGACGACTTCTATCGAGTGGACAACGATCCGACCCGCGCCGCCAAAGGGACGGGAATCGGCCTCGCCCTCGTGAGGCGCTTCGTGGAAGCCATGGGAGGGCGTGTGTTTGCCGCCAACAACGACGGCCCCGGCTGCACCATCACGATATCGCTTCCGGGGACGCCTCCTTCGTCACCTCCCACCTCCTGA
- a CDS encoding response regulator transcription factor → MTASNRKSRASVLVVEDDPAILRGLLDVFVFHGYRAEGAEDGVEGLRLCLEGSHDLILLDVMLPGVDGLTICREVRKAKPRQAIIMLTAKGREGDILEGFKAGADDYVSKPFSLRELLMRVEAVLRRAGKIAGDEQVMVSGILFDGGNLLASFRERTAELTRREMDIVAYLHRHRDRVVSKKELLKEVWNYADPDVETRTVDIHMLKLRKKICALNPEIALLPTVRGEGYRLEPLP, encoded by the coding sequence ATGACGGCATCCAATCGAAAATCCAGGGCAAGCGTGCTCGTCGTGGAGGACGATCCGGCCATCCTCCGGGGGCTTCTCGACGTATTCGTGTTCCACGGCTACCGGGCCGAAGGCGCCGAGGACGGGGTCGAGGGCCTGAGGCTCTGCCTCGAGGGCTCCCACGACCTCATCCTTCTCGACGTGATGCTCCCCGGCGTGGACGGACTCACCATCTGCAGGGAAGTCCGTAAAGCCAAACCCCGACAGGCGATCATCATGCTCACGGCCAAGGGGCGCGAGGGCGATATCCTGGAGGGTTTCAAAGCGGGGGCCGACGACTATGTGAGCAAGCCGTTCTCGCTGAGGGAACTGCTGATGAGGGTGGAAGCGGTGCTCAGGCGGGCGGGCAAAATCGCGGGCGACGAGCAGGTCATGGTGTCCGGTATCCTCTTTGACGGCGGGAATCTGCTCGCCTCGTTCCGGGAGCGCACCGCCGAGCTCACGCGCCGCGAGATGGACATCGTCGCGTACCTGCACCGCCATCGCGACCGCGTCGTGTCCAAGAAGGAACTGCTCAAGGAGGTTTGGAACTACGCGGACCCCGATGTGGAAACCCGGACCGTGGACATCCACATGCTCAAGCTGCGCAAAAAGATCTGCGCCCTGAACCCCGAGATCGCCCTTCTCCCCACGGTACGGGGTGAGGGGTACCGTCTGGAGCCGCTGCCGTGA
- a CDS encoding vWA domain-containing protein: MKKSHRRTLTLVGGLLALSCLAMTYAGRDGRLAAAPGRKPPDPGLARAGTVNLSGRLIQDKVHMGGDGTVTVALTLECDRAPGGNVEARRELDMVVVMDRSGSMADAGKLTHARQAVLNLLSRLSETDRFALVSYSDHVQRHGGLLPITPANRATLERIVRGIQPGGATNLGGGLQEGISQLAELQQNGRLSRLILISDGLANRGVTDPSALGTMASVAAERGYAVSTVGVGLDFNEHLMTSIADKGAGNYTFMESASAFAQVFDKEFRDAGTVVASSVEVHVPLSPGMTLVHAAGYPIEVGEGRAVFRPGDLRFGQSRKLFLTLRIPVGEEKTWDIGAISAHYRSGERAYTASLPQPLRVACVRDPSEAMASIDKAQWEDKVIREDYNRLREEVAASVKEGKREEAVQQIDRYVTRQQAANAVVGSSAVKGNLEKDVGSLRRTVADSFTGAPEEAARKQKANAKSMQFEGYQGRRSKN, translated from the coding sequence ATGAAAAAGAGTCATCGAAGAACGTTGACGTTGGTGGGAGGGCTTCTCGCCCTCTCATGCCTGGCGATGACGTACGCCGGCAGAGACGGACGATTGGCCGCGGCGCCGGGACGCAAACCGCCCGATCCGGGCCTCGCAAGGGCAGGGACCGTGAACCTGTCGGGTCGCCTGATCCAGGACAAGGTGCACATGGGCGGGGATGGTACCGTGACCGTCGCTCTCACGCTCGAGTGCGACCGCGCTCCGGGCGGAAACGTTGAGGCCCGGCGGGAGCTGGACATGGTGGTGGTGATGGACCGCAGCGGGTCGATGGCCGACGCGGGCAAGCTCACCCACGCCAGGCAGGCCGTTCTAAATCTCCTGTCCCGGCTTTCGGAGACGGACCGCTTCGCCCTGGTTTCCTATTCGGACCATGTGCAAAGACACGGCGGGCTGCTTCCCATCACCCCGGCCAACCGGGCGACATTGGAAAGGATCGTTCGCGGGATTCAACCGGGCGGCGCCACCAACCTGGGCGGGGGTCTGCAGGAGGGCATCAGTCAACTCGCGGAGTTGCAGCAGAACGGGCGTCTCTCGCGTCTGATTCTCATTTCCGACGGGCTTGCCAACCGGGGCGTCACCGACCCCTCGGCCCTGGGGACGATGGCATCGGTTGCCGCCGAGAGAGGTTACGCCGTGAGCACCGTCGGAGTGGGGCTCGACTTCAACGAGCACCTCATGACCTCCATCGCGGACAAGGGAGCCGGCAATTACACGTTCATGGAGAGCGCGTCCGCTTTCGCGCAGGTGTTTGACAAGGAGTTCCGGGACGCCGGCACCGTGGTCGCCTCGTCCGTGGAGGTCCATGTGCCCCTGTCTCCCGGCATGACCCTCGTCCACGCCGCCGGTTACCCCATCGAGGTCGGGGAGGGACGAGCGGTCTTCCGGCCCGGAGACCTACGTTTCGGGCAGTCCCGCAAACTCTTCCTCACGCTGAGAATCCCCGTGGGCGAGGAGAAAACATGGGACATCGGCGCCATCAGCGCACACTACCGTTCCGGCGAACGGGCCTATACCGCGTCGCTGCCCCAACCTCTGCGCGTGGCGTGCGTGCGCGACCCGAGCGAGGCCATGGCCTCCATCGACAAGGCCCAGTGGGAGGACAAGGTCATACGGGAGGACTACAACCGATTGCGCGAAGAGGTGGCAGCATCGGTGAAGGAAGGCAAGCGAGAGGAGGCCGTGCAGCAGATCGATCGATACGTGACGCGCCAGCAGGCGGCCAATGCGGTGGTCGGCTCCTCCGCGGTGAAGGGCAACCTGGAGAAGGACGTCGGCTCGCTTCGCCGGACCGTGGCGGATTCCTTTACGGGCGCGCCCGAGGAGGCGGCCCGCAAGCAGAAAGCCAACGCCAAGAGCATGCAGTTTGAAGGATACCAGGGAAGAAGGTCGAAGAATTGA
- a CDS encoding PspA/IM30 family protein encodes MGIMTRFVRLCKADIHGVMDQMEDKGLLLKQHLRDMREELDRKDARMAGMLALREETEREREERSREHEALERDLGLAVAKEKDDIARTLIRKMKPLALHRDELERHVQALDRDIAQFRTVLDEQRLMYEQLRLKASEHLRRAERQEWEKAVAGAIPHGLCSEPSEAEVELELMRRKAGVKGGKEE; translated from the coding sequence ATGGGCATCATGACTCGCTTTGTCAGGCTTTGTAAGGCCGATATCCACGGGGTGATGGATCAGATGGAGGACAAGGGCCTGCTCCTCAAGCAACATCTCCGGGACATGCGGGAGGAACTGGACAGGAAGGACGCTCGGATGGCCGGGATGCTGGCCCTGCGCGAGGAGACGGAACGCGAGAGGGAAGAACGTTCCCGGGAGCACGAGGCCCTGGAGCGGGACCTGGGCCTGGCCGTCGCCAAGGAAAAAGACGACATCGCTCGCACGCTCATTCGCAAGATGAAACCTCTGGCCCTCCATCGCGATGAATTGGAGCGGCATGTGCAAGCCCTGGACAGGGACATCGCCCAGTTTCGGACCGTCCTGGACGAACAGCGGCTCATGTACGAACAGCTCCGCTTGAAGGCTTCCGAACACCTGCGCCGGGCCGAGCGGCAGGAATGGGAGAAGGCCGTTGCGGGAGCCATTCCCCACGGTCTCTGCTCGGAGCCCTCGGAGGCCGAAGTGGAGCTGGAGCTCATGCGTCGGAAGGCGGGCGTGAAAGGAGGGAAGGAAGAATGA
- a CDS encoding ExsB family transcriptional regulator, with protein sequence MIKEITLQELDTERFIAEKVRGIRETVGDGIAINALSGGVDSSTVTLLGHRALGNRLRTVFIENGLMREGEAAQVAGWFRELGVTVDVVEARDEFFAALAGIADPEEKREAITQTFYRDVFGRIVKESGARYLLQGTILTDIDETIAGIKRQHNVFEQLGIDPQDAFGYRIIEPLIELRKDGVRAVGKALGLPSEVFTRIPFPGPALSARVIGAVTPERIETVRKATAVVERMLGNTGAFQYLAILHEDRVTGMRDGKRDFGLQIEVRCWDSVDARVAEPTQVPFDTLKTLALEIIRAVPGVVSVTYNIAPKPPSTIEAI encoded by the coding sequence ATGATCAAGGAAATCACTCTGCAGGAACTGGACACGGAGCGCTTCATTGCCGAGAAGGTGAGAGGCATCAGGGAAACGGTGGGGGATGGGATCGCGATCAACGCCCTCTCGGGCGGCGTCGATTCGTCCACCGTCACGCTGCTCGGACATCGTGCCCTGGGAAATCGCCTCAGGACCGTATTTATCGAGAACGGTCTCATGCGCGAAGGGGAAGCCGCACAGGTGGCGGGTTGGTTTCGCGAGCTCGGCGTGACGGTCGACGTCGTGGAGGCCCGCGACGAGTTCTTCGCCGCCCTGGCCGGGATCGCCGACCCGGAAGAAAAGCGCGAAGCCATTACACAGACCTTCTACCGGGACGTGTTCGGGCGCATCGTCAAGGAAAGCGGCGCCAGGTACCTGCTGCAGGGAACGATTCTCACGGACATCGACGAAACCATAGCCGGAATCAAGCGGCAGCACAACGTGTTCGAGCAGTTGGGGATCGACCCCCAGGACGCCTTCGGGTATCGGATCATCGAACCGCTCATCGAGCTGCGCAAGGACGGCGTTCGAGCGGTCGGCAAGGCTCTTGGGCTTCCATCGGAAGTGTTTACCCGCATCCCGTTTCCGGGACCGGCGCTTTCGGCGCGGGTGATCGGCGCGGTAACCCCGGAGCGCATCGAGACGGTTCGCAAAGCCACCGCCGTTGTCGAGCGCATGCTCGGGAACACGGGGGCGTTCCAGTACCTGGCCATTCTTCACGAGGACCGCGTGACGGGAATGCGCGACGGAAAACGGGATTTCGGCCTGCAGATCGAGGTCCGCTGCTGGGACAGCGTCGACGCGCGGGTGGCCGAACCGACCCAGGTCCCGTTCGACACGCTCAAGACGCTGGCCCTGGAGATCATCCGCGCAGTGCCCGGGGTGGTCAGCGTAACCTACAATATCGCGCCCAAGCCTCCTTCGACCATCGAGGCGATCTGA
- a CDS encoding amino acid permease, with protein MTDRTKPDDLHPRKFGTFGGVFTPSLLTIFGVIMFLRLSTVVGYAGLWDALLILACAKAVSLITGLSIASIATNMRVKGGGAYYLISRSLGVEFGGVVAIFFYIAQAVAVTLYVVGFTEALLSAFPDMGASFRTVATLTNIVVFVCVYIGAAWTIRIQYFILAMLLLSFFSFFLGAGTGFSPEILRANLSAHWSPEHEFFSVFALFFPAVTGIMAGVNMSGDLKDPGRSIPRGTFAAIGVSTIVYAAIAFMFAGSVTRADLLGHGFVMKDRAFFPSLIYAGVICATLSSALGSMMGAPRILQAFARDNIFRRLRWFARGSGRSGEPRRAVVLTVIIAQAGVLAGDLDTIAPVITMFFLLTYGTVNLACFFEGRSNNPSFRPTFRYNHWSVALLGALGCLGVMFLIDAVWASIALVLAGGLYFLIARAEIRVKWGDLDSGLAYQFARKALLRLERERYHPKNWRPSILALSGGAHNRLHLAEYACWFTADSGIVFIGQVIRGELEELLDRRREAEAILRRFILKEALPAFPVVIVEEDIHAAIKALLQCQGIGGMRPNIVLLGMSRDPEKAEVFNETIKTVKKMKRSLIIVAGEQERETGHVPEGVINLQWDCARNVELMLLLAFMLKKNREWRDHPIRIIRPVAPSADVENIQSQMRELLAKARIEAELLIIPTETPLDAVRWSMQPSAVLFVGFEPGAGDADENISSRFQDSMDLPGDVIFVYNAGDVSVEA; from the coding sequence ATGACCGACAGAACAAAACCCGACGATTTGCATCCGCGAAAATTCGGCACTTTTGGCGGTGTTTTCACGCCAAGCCTTCTGACCATCTTCGGCGTGATCATGTTCCTGCGTCTTTCCACCGTTGTGGGTTACGCCGGGTTGTGGGACGCTCTCCTGATCCTTGCCTGTGCAAAGGCGGTCTCGCTGATCACGGGCCTTTCCATCGCCAGCATTGCAACCAACATGCGCGTCAAGGGAGGTGGCGCCTATTACCTCATCAGTCGCAGCCTCGGCGTGGAGTTCGGCGGCGTCGTCGCGATCTTTTTCTATATCGCTCAAGCCGTAGCCGTCACTCTGTACGTGGTCGGTTTCACCGAGGCCCTCCTCTCCGCGTTTCCCGACATGGGAGCGTCCTTCAGGACGGTCGCCACCCTCACCAATATCGTCGTTTTCGTCTGTGTCTATATCGGCGCCGCATGGACAATCCGCATCCAATACTTCATCCTGGCCATGCTCCTGCTTTCATTCTTCTCGTTTTTCCTCGGGGCGGGCACCGGCTTTTCGCCGGAGATCCTCCGTGCCAATCTGTCTGCGCACTGGTCACCGGAGCATGAGTTCTTTTCCGTTTTCGCCCTGTTCTTCCCTGCCGTCACCGGCATCATGGCGGGCGTCAATATGTCCGGCGACCTCAAGGATCCGGGCCGATCCATACCCCGCGGCACATTCGCGGCAATCGGCGTCTCAACGATCGTCTATGCCGCCATTGCTTTCATGTTCGCCGGCAGCGTCACCCGCGCGGATCTGCTCGGTCACGGGTTCGTGATGAAAGATCGCGCCTTTTTTCCCTCCCTCATCTACGCGGGGGTGATCTGCGCCACGCTTTCCTCGGCTCTTGGCAGCATGATGGGCGCCCCCCGCATCCTGCAGGCCTTCGCACGCGATAACATTTTTCGCCGCCTGCGGTGGTTCGCTCGCGGCAGCGGGCGCTCCGGCGAACCCCGCCGGGCCGTCGTCCTGACCGTCATCATCGCGCAGGCCGGCGTTCTTGCCGGCGACCTCGACACCATCGCGCCCGTCATCACGATGTTCTTTCTCTTGACCTACGGCACCGTCAACCTTGCCTGTTTTTTCGAGGGCCGGTCGAACAACCCCAGCTTCCGCCCCACCTTTCGCTATAACCACTGGTCCGTGGCGCTCCTCGGAGCCTTGGGATGTCTTGGGGTCATGTTCCTGATCGATGCCGTGTGGGCTTCCATCGCTTTGGTGCTCGCCGGAGGGCTCTACTTTCTCATCGCCCGCGCCGAAATCCGCGTCAAATGGGGCGATCTGGACAGCGGCCTCGCTTACCAATTCGCACGCAAGGCGCTCCTGCGCCTGGAGCGGGAACGCTATCATCCCAAGAATTGGCGTCCTTCCATCCTCGCTCTCAGCGGCGGCGCTCACAACCGCCTTCACCTGGCGGAATACGCCTGCTGGTTCACGGCGGACAGCGGCATCGTCTTCATCGGACAGGTCATTCGCGGGGAACTCGAGGAACTGCTCGACCGTCGCCGCGAGGCAGAAGCCATCCTTCGAAGGTTCATCCTCAAAGAAGCCTTGCCGGCCTTCCCCGTCGTCATCGTCGAAGAAGACATTCACGCGGCCATCAAGGCGCTTCTTCAGTGCCAGGGGATCGGCGGCATGCGACCCAATATCGTCTTGCTGGGAATGAGCCGGGACCCCGAGAAAGCCGAAGTCTTCAACGAGACCATCAAGACCGTCAAGAAAATGAAGCGCAGCCTCATCATTGTCGCAGGCGAACAGGAACGTGAGACAGGGCATGTTCCGGAAGGCGTCATCAATCTCCAGTGGGATTGCGCCAGGAACGTTGAACTGATGCTCCTGCTGGCTTTCATGCTCAAGAAGAACCGCGAATGGCGCGACCACCCCATCCGGATCATCCGACCCGTGGCACCGAGTGCCGATGTGGAGAACATCCAGAGCCAAATGCGCGAATTGCTCGCCAAAGCCCGAATCGAAGCCGAACTTCTCATTATACCGACCGAAACCCCTCTCGATGCCGTGCGTTGGAGCATGCAGCCTTCCGCCGTACTTTTCGTCGGGTTTGAGCCCGGTGCCGGTGACGCGGACGAAAACATCTCTTCCCGGTTTCAGGATTCCATGGACCTTCCGGGCGACGTCATCTTCGTGTACAACGCCGGAGACGTCTCCGTCGAGGCGTGA
- a CDS encoding flavodoxin family protein: protein MKIVNVLGSPRENGNSALIAKRFCDRAMKLGAEIRTYTLNKLEYCGCQGCMACKTGLDKCVLEDDLTEVLEAVRETDVLVMASPVYFWDISGQLKTFIDRTFSYLVPDFITNPNKSRLAPGKKLVCILAQNNRDRSSFPDIFRKIDYFFKAYGFVDRRLIRAFGVNEPGEVAAHEDVMMLAEKTAEKLCGG, encoded by the coding sequence ATGAAAATCGTCAACGTGCTCGGAAGCCCGCGCGAAAACGGCAACAGCGCCCTGATCGCCAAACGTTTCTGTGACAGGGCGATGAAGCTCGGCGCTGAAATACGGACCTACACACTCAACAAGCTCGAATATTGCGGCTGTCAGGGTTGCATGGCCTGCAAGACCGGGCTGGACAAGTGCGTACTGGAAGACGACCTCACCGAAGTCCTGGAGGCCGTCCGCGAGACGGATGTCCTGGTGATGGCCTCCCCGGTTTATTTCTGGGATATCTCCGGCCAGCTCAAGACCTTCATCGACCGCACCTTCTCGTACCTGGTTCCGGATTTCATCACCAATCCCAACAAGTCCCGGCTCGCGCCGGGCAAGAAACTGGTCTGCATCCTCGCTCAAAACAACCGGGATCGAAGCAGCTTCCCCGATATTTTCCGGAAAATCGACTACTTCTTCAAAGCCTACGGCTTCGTCGATCGTCGACTCATCCGTGCTTTCGGCGTGAATGAGCCGGGGGAAGTCGCGGCGCACGAAGACGTGATGATGCTGGCGGAAAAAACGGCGGAGAAGCTTTGCGGGGGTTGA
- a CDS encoding sensor histidine kinase, whose translation MNDLRESRKGRNVCRIVLVFSIIAVLSVLHYGTATRHMEYHILYRELYFVPIVMVSLWYGLRAGVYFSLLVVILYTPHVMMTWSGQPGVNVGNLSQIIVFILVSAITGTLSDRERKRQLEIREAQNLASLGKASLAMTSELREVLDALKELMKDREMPASPNFSQRLKNQVDRITTLDHTLSHFTLERSEAQKDFAEVDSSVERVKSKLKPLAERSGVTVETRLEPALGLLAVNELDFVWMIEELTTNAIESSTAGSTVTIASRWSEGQCEVEVHDRGIGIPPENLSKIFVPFFTTKERGTGLSMAVCKKIMKDCDGEIRVDSDRAEGTRLVLVFRRIHPQTRG comes from the coding sequence ATGAATGACTTGCGGGAATCGCGCAAGGGCCGGAACGTGTGTCGCATCGTTCTGGTCTTCTCAATAATCGCCGTGTTGTCCGTGCTGCACTACGGCACTGCGACCCGCCACATGGAATATCATATTCTTTATCGAGAACTGTATTTTGTTCCCATCGTAATGGTAAGCCTCTGGTACGGCCTGAGGGCAGGCGTGTACTTTTCCCTCCTGGTCGTCATTCTTTACACGCCTCACGTGATGATGACCTGGAGTGGCCAGCCCGGCGTCAATGTAGGGAACCTGTCGCAGATCATCGTATTCATCCTGGTGTCTGCAATCACCGGCACCCTTTCCGACCGGGAGAGGAAACGCCAGCTGGAAATCAGGGAAGCCCAGAATCTGGCATCGTTGGGAAAGGCATCACTGGCGATGACTTCCGAGCTGCGAGAAGTTCTCGACGCACTGAAAGAACTGATGAAGGACCGCGAAATGCCGGCGAGCCCCAATTTCAGCCAGAGGCTGAAGAATCAGGTGGACAGAATCACGACGTTGGATCACACCTTGTCGCATTTCACTCTGGAGCGCTCCGAAGCCCAGAAAGATTTTGCCGAAGTCGACAGCTCCGTTGAACGTGTGAAAAGCAAACTGAAGCCCTTGGCCGAGCGTTCGGGAGTGACCGTTGAAACGCGGCTGGAGCCGGCTTTGGGCCTGCTCGCAGTCAACGAGCTCGATTTCGTGTGGATGATCGAGGAACTCACCACGAACGCAATCGAAAGCTCGACGGCCGGCAGCACGGTGACCATCGCTTCCAGGTGGTCCGAGGGACAGTGTGAGGTCGAGGTCCATGACCGGGGAATCGGTATTCCTCCCGAGAATCTGTCGAAGATTTTTGTTCCGTTCTTCACCACAAAGGAGAGGGGGACCGGTCTGAGCATGGCGGTCTGCAAAAAGATCATGAAGGATTGCGACGGGGAAATACGCGTGGACAGCGACCGGGCCGAAGGGACCAGACTTGTTCTGGTCTTCCGGCGGATACATCCCCAAACCCGCGGTTGA